From Aliamphritea hakodatensis:
CAGGCAGGAAGACGCAACATTGAAGCCACAGAGCAGGCGTATGACGCGGCCGGTTTAAATGGCCGGGATAATATCCGGGTGGTGGATTTTATCGACCGGATGGATGAAGCCTATGGCTGGGCGGACATTGTGTTATGCCGGGCCGGGGCGTTAACTGTCAGCGAGTTAAGCATTGCCGGAGCTGCGGCAATTTTAGTGCCGTTCCCACATGCGGTTGATGACCATCAGACCGGTAATGCGCGTTACCTTTCTGAACAGGGCGCGGCTGTTTTAGTGCAGCAGGGCGATCTGGATAAAGCGCGGTTAAAAACACTGCTGACAGACGAGCTGTCACAGCGGGATACATTATTAGAAATGGCGCAGGCGGCCAAAAGCTTGGGTCGGCCTGAGGCGACAGAAATTGTTGCCAATGCATGCCTGGAGGAAATGAAGTAATGACACAGTCAACAGTGACAAGACACGATGTACCCGAAATGCGTCGGATCCGGCGGATACACTTTGTCGGTATTGGCGGCGTCGGTATGTGCGGCATTGCCGAAGTCCTGCTGAACCAGGGATATCAGATCAGCGGTTCAGATATTAAAGTGTCTGCCACGACTGAGCATCTGGCCTCAATGGGCGCTGAAATTTTTATTGGCCACAGTGAAGACAATATCACTGCCGCCAATGTTGTGGTGACGTCTACAGCTGTAAACGAAGAAAATCCTGAGGTAAAAGCAGCCCGTGAACGCCGTATACCGGTGGTGCGCCGGGCGGAAATGCTGGCGGAGCTGATGCGTTACCGTCACGGTGTTGCTGTAGCCGGTACCCACGGTAAGACCACGACTACAAGTCTGATTGCATCGGTAATGGCTGAAGGCAAGCTTGATCCGACCTTTGTGATTGGTGGCCGGCTAAACAGTGCAGGTACCAATGCCAAGTTGGGGGGGAGCCGCTATCTGGTCGCCGAGGCCGACGAGAGTGATGCGTCGTTTCTGCACCTTCAGCCGATGGTGGCAATTGTTACCAACATTGATGCCGACCATATGGATACCTATGGCGGTGATTTCGGCAAGCTGAAGAAAACCTTTGTGGATTTTCTGCATAACCTGCCGTTCTACGGGTTGGCGGTGTTGTGTAATGATGATCCGGTTGTCCGGGAAATTATGCCGGAAATCGGCCGCCCAACGGTGACCTACGGCATCGAGGAAGGGGCAGATTACCGCGCGGTCGATATCAGCCAGCACGGTATGCATACCCACTTTACCGTCACCCGTCCGGATGGCCGCCCTGATCTGCAGGTTACCCTGAATATGCCGGGGCACCACAATGTTCTCAATGCATTGGCAACCATTGCCGTGGCCAGTGATGAAGGCATCGATGATGCCGCAATCAGTAAGGCGCTGGAAAACTTCCAGGGCGTCGGGCGCCGTTTTCAGGTGCTGGGTGATATTCCTGTTGAAGGCGGCGACGTTATGCTGGTGGATGATTACGGCCACCACCCCCGTGAGGTTCAGGCAACGGTAAAAGCGGTTAAAGATGGCTGGCCGGACCGCCGTCTGGTAATGATTAACCAGCCGCACCGGTACAGCCGTACCCGTGATCTGTATGAAGATTTTGTTCAGGTCTTGTCTGATGTGGATGTGTTGTTATTGATGGAAGTCTACGCCGCCGGCGAAGAGCCGGTCGCAGGGGCGGACAGCCGCAGTCTGTGCCGCAGTATCCGTCAGCGTGGCAGCATTGATCCTGTGTTTGTTGAGTCACTGGATGCCGTCCCCGAAATCCTGAAAAACCTGTTGCAGCCGGGGGATTTATTGCTGACTCAGGGAGCCGGCGATATCACCGCACTGGCGCACCGGTTAGCGTCACTTGATCTGAGCACCGCACAGGAGAGCTGATATGGCTGAATATCGTATTGATGCGCAGTTACAGGACCGTTTTGGCCGGGTTGCTGTAATTTATGGCGGGAATTCGGCAGAACGTTCGGTGTCCCTGAAGAGCGGTGCAGAAGTGCTGCAAGCCTTGCAGAATGCCGGTGTGAATGCGTTCGGTCTTGATTTATGCGGTGACGGTGAAAACCTGGTTGATGGTTTATCGCCGGTGCAGCAGTTAATGGATGCCGGTTTCGACCGGGCATTTCTGATCCTGCACGGCCGCGGCGGTGAAGATGGCACTTTACAGGGACTGCTGGAAATTATGGGCAAACCCTATACCGGCAGCGGTGTGATGGCATCCTCACTGGGGATGGATAAGGTCAAGTGTAAGCAAATATGGCAGGGGGCGGGCATGCCCACGCCTGCTTATGAATTGCTGACGGCTGACAGCGATTTCACCGCCGTTGCAGAACGGCTTGGTTTTCCGGTCATTGTTAAACCGGCTCATGAAGGTTCCAGTATCGGTATGAGTAAGGTCGCGGACATTGCCGGGCTGGAAGCCGCGTACGCTGAGGCGGTTAAATATGACCGGGCAGTGCTGGCTGAACAGTGGATTGAAGGGCCTGAGTTTACGGTCACTGTAATTAACGGTGAGGCATTGCCCGTTATCCGGCTGGAAACCCCGAATGATTTTTATGACTTTGAAGCTAAGTACCAGTCGGATGACACACAGTATCATTTTGATAACGAGCTGAGTGATGCTGAAGTAACTGAACTTCAGTCACTGGCCGTGAATGCTTTCAATATGGTGGGCTGTAAAGACTGGGGCCGGGTTGATGTGATGCAGTTACCCGGCGTTGGGTTTCAGTTGCTGGAAGTGAATACGCTGCCGGGAATGACTGATCATAGTCTGGTGCCGATGGCGGGCCGGAAAGCCGGTATCAGTTTTGAAGCGCTGGTGGTTAAGATTTTACGGGGAACGTTGTAAGTATGACGGCTGCAGAGCATCAGGATATCGCCAGCCCGGCGCCCAGAGGGGCATCGCGCACCCGGGCTAAAGCTGAGCCTGAATCTGTGGTCGCTGAAAAGCATACCTGGCGGTTATCAGTGTCCTGGCAAACTGACTGGTGGTTAAAGCCCGTCATTCTGCTGACCGCGGTGCTGGTGTTTGCTGCGCTGGCCGGCAGCGTTACCGAAAAGTTGTATATCTGGCTTGATCAGCCGGTTACCCATCTGACCGTTAAAGGGCAGACGCGTTTTCTG
This genomic window contains:
- the murC gene encoding UDP-N-acetylmuramate--L-alanine ligase, translating into MTQSTVTRHDVPEMRRIRRIHFVGIGGVGMCGIAEVLLNQGYQISGSDIKVSATTEHLASMGAEIFIGHSEDNITAANVVVTSTAVNEENPEVKAARERRIPVVRRAEMLAELMRYRHGVAVAGTHGKTTTTSLIASVMAEGKLDPTFVIGGRLNSAGTNAKLGGSRYLVAEADESDASFLHLQPMVAIVTNIDADHMDTYGGDFGKLKKTFVDFLHNLPFYGLAVLCNDDPVVREIMPEIGRPTVTYGIEEGADYRAVDISQHGMHTHFTVTRPDGRPDLQVTLNMPGHHNVLNALATIAVASDEGIDDAAISKALENFQGVGRRFQVLGDIPVEGGDVMLVDDYGHHPREVQATVKAVKDGWPDRRLVMINQPHRYSRTRDLYEDFVQVLSDVDVLLLMEVYAAGEEPVAGADSRSLCRSIRQRGSIDPVFVESLDAVPEILKNLLQPGDLLLTQGAGDITALAHRLASLDLSTAQES
- a CDS encoding D-alanine--D-alanine ligase; its protein translation is MAEYRIDAQLQDRFGRVAVIYGGNSAERSVSLKSGAEVLQALQNAGVNAFGLDLCGDGENLVDGLSPVQQLMDAGFDRAFLILHGRGGEDGTLQGLLEIMGKPYTGSGVMASSLGMDKVKCKQIWQGAGMPTPAYELLTADSDFTAVAERLGFPVIVKPAHEGSSIGMSKVADIAGLEAAYAEAVKYDRAVLAEQWIEGPEFTVTVINGEALPVIRLETPNDFYDFEAKYQSDDTQYHFDNELSDAEVTELQSLAVNAFNMVGCKDWGRVDVMQLPGVGFQLLEVNTLPGMTDHSLVPMAGRKAGISFEALVVKILRGTL